In the Cannabis sativa cultivar Pink pepper isolate KNU-18-1 unplaced genomic scaffold, ASM2916894v1 Contig7, whole genome shotgun sequence genome, GTACGAAAGACCACAATATGAAAACAAAATAGGGACCTTCAAGAACAGGTTTTATACATAAAAACATACTATCCCAGATTCCCAGCCCCGGACTAAATTGGAGAGTAGAACTCATTCACAGATTAACCTTACAAAGAATACTGAAATAAAATGCGACCAAGTCCTCCTAAATACCAAAATTTGATGATCATGCTACATTCTAGATATATTAATCTATATTACCCAACAACATTTAAACAAGAATCATGAAATAACCTGAATGCAGGAACTTTGAGAGGCTGCAAAGCATGAAATGCATTTGCAAATGCTGTCAAAATCTGCAGCAGAAAAAAGAaggttaaaatataaaaaacaaaatgTAATCATTTGTAGTGCAAGTGATATCTGATAAGAGAACCATATAGACCTGAAAGTTTGCGCCATCTACAAGGGGGTCTATGGAGCCAAGATCCTGAAGCCAATTGATAAACAATCTAAAATATGGTCTTGGATTAAAAGATGATTTCTTCTCTTCAGCATCTTTTTGAATGAATCTGACAGTAACTGCTAGAATCTGCCAAACATTATACATGTCAAACAACCAAAACATAATAAATTAGTCAATACTCTGAACTTAATAATCAATTTTTCTCACCTTAGACAAGAGAAATGGTTTATTGGTTCCCTGCTGCAagaggaaattatttatttagaatTCAGATCTTATTGCAAAAGAATTGAAAAAACACTGGAAATGTGCTTGCTGAGTGGGATGCCTACTAACCTTGAGAATTGAAAAGACGATTTTTGCATAAATATCAATTGCAAGAAATGACAAACTCTGCCCTTGAAGAGGTGCTTGCAATGTGCCTGAATTAATCACCTCAGAAGATAGGCAATGCGCAACAGAAAGTTCCTAAAACAGAAAAAAGATGAGGCCATGGCTCTTGTCAAATCATAACTAGCCTTTCCAAAGAAAGAGATCTCACTGTGAGGAGGCGGAAAAATCTCTCTGTCACGTCATCCCCTTTCAGCAGTCCATTTTGATGCAGCTGTAAAATGTAATGTGCACACGCTGCATCATTAGCACCAGGAAGTTCACAAATCCTGTACCACTCTGCAAACAGCCTCGAAACCTAACAAAAAGAAAAGCATTAGAGATGAGTTTCATGAGCATAAATGCCGTACAACTCTTTTCATATTAATTTCCATGGGTATCGAGTTACTCTGCTCTACCAAGTCAGAAAAACAAATCCTAAATAGCTCCCTCCCCACCCCCTAACACTACCAGAAAGAGATAATGATAACATCAGAAGTAtatatctaatatatttataacaataataataaaaagaaaaaacaattaaaaaatcatCTTCCCATAAAAGAGAGAAAAGGGAGTCAGCTAAGTAGAATTTCTCTATGGTTTGCATATTGCATATTCCCATACAACACTATCAACTTCAACCACCATTCCGAGTGTAAAAGTACATAGAAGAATATTTTATCCTCATTCTAGTGCTATTATCcatctaagaaaataaaaaatctagtTATCATCAAAGGTGAATGTTACTTAATCAATAACATAAATTATAAGGAATATACTTGGAAACTAAATGTCATGATACCTGCTCACGGAAACCAGCAGGATCTGGTTCAACAGACTCTACACTACTCAAGTCTTCCTTAACCATAGAGAGACCAGGAGCCTGTTAACAAAATACAAAGTTAAATAAAAGAATTGTTGAAATAGGTTACacacaaaagaaaaaatttgaccAAGATGTCTTTACTGACTTTCTTGTCTCTAGATTGTCGAGCCTTGTCATCCTTCCCAACATTAACACCAGAAGAAACAGCCACATTTGCTGAAGGATTCTTGACCATCTCAACCAACTGTTGCAATGACTCGGGAGACCCAGGCTTTGAAGCAAGCTGTGTTTCAGAATGATAAGTAAATGAGTTTATACATCAATATGCAAGGACATTCACTCATGCAAGACTGAACAAGTACAAACCTTTGCTAATGCATCTACAAGATTATGAAGTTCCGAAATTACTGTAGATTCTTCTACTGCCAATATTTGAAGAAGCGAAATAGCAAACTCCGTTGCAGCCTCTGCATGTTTAATGCActtagtaatatttttaaatgcAAGAAATAAAAGGAAATCAAAACAAAATCTTCTACATACTATTCCTTCCTCCATCAATAAGTTTTGCCATATGCACATTATACTCTGCAAGGTTTAACAATTCACTACGGATAAGGCCAACAGTAATATCTTTGTTAAACTTTCGCTCCTCGTCTGAATAAATCACCTGCGCAAAGTTGAAAAGTATTTGATCAATACAACCAGAATGTCACACTTTATAACAACAGAAATGGATACCAGCTCATTAAACTAAAGAACTAGGCAAACTCCAGTCCTTTCACCAGCCCAGAAAGCTGAAGACTTCGCAAAAATGATTAAAATGAAATAGATCCATAAAACTTCTTGCCAACATAATATCATCTGAGAGAGTCTACGTGGTAAACCCACAATATAAAACATGATTCAATGTTGAATGAGCATACCCAGCTAGTGAGCTCCTTGACAACTAGCTTGCACACATCCCGAATAGCAGTAAGGATCGTGAGAAGAGAACCAACATGAACATGGTTTGATGCATTTTCATATAAACCCTTGAAAACCTGTACCAAAATTTGAAACAATCTCAAGATATTGACATGTTGGGGCCAAACAAATGACATATCATCATCACTTGGGAATGAGTTAGCTAATTTCGTTAATCACTTGTATAGTTTTTAAagtagaaagaaagaaaaaaaattgcaataaGTACTACGAACCTTTTGAGCAACAGCTAAGGCAGCTTCATCACGGCTTACGCATCTAAGTATGATCTCTGGAACTTCAGTAACAATTCCCTGTAAACATGTCCCCCAAAAAAAGGATTTAAATAACACCCTAATGCAAAGTTGATGAATGTACAAAGTCAAACAAAAAGCATAAttacacataaaataataatataaaaaattaatgataaaaAGGATGCCATCACAGAATCAAAACATGATATTGAAAGATCATAACACATTGAATGGAACCTTCAAATTAACATTCTTTACCATatctgattaaaaaaattaaatacctgAATTTCTGCTTCTCTAGCTTCATTAGTTATCAAAGATTCAAGCTGAAACAATCAAAAAGGAAGTCAGCTACTACGTTATATAAAATCCTCCGTGGCAGAATAGAATCCATTTGCAAGAAAAACAGGTTCATTTTTGCACCAGGACCCAAGAATATTGAAATGCAATGGGTAAGGCCAGAATGTTACAAAAGATCATAACCTTTCTCACAGAAacgaaaataaaaattgaaagttGTGGCAAATTAGAAAACACAATCCCACATTTCAgaagaaaaacaagaaaaaaaaattcttatgtCCAAAGACCAACATAAACATTGGCTTGAATGTGAAGCAAACTAAACAACCTTAGATAAGTAATGGgaccataaaataaaaaatagatggGGACAAAAAAGCATGCAGAACCTTTTGTGAAACAATCTGGTATTTATCCAACGCATCCCTCGTACTAAGTGAAGGGTCTGATAAGCTACTTCCAAGACGCTCACCAGCAGCAGGTGAAGGCAATGGCTGCGAAGAAGTTCCAGATTCCTGGTAATAAATTTAAAGCTTGAAGTTTAATTTTCAGAACCATAAACAAGCTCATTTTCAACATCAATATGTGAGCATCCAACCTTAGCAGCATCAGTGTACTCCACTGAATGTAACTCAGGCAGAGAAGAAACAGTAGCAAATGAACCAACGACAGGATCACTTTCAGAACTATGTTGGGTAACAGCTTCAGCCACACCAACATGCAATGAGGAAGCACTGAAAATCCCAAAAAGGTAAGCAATTAATAAGTTGAAAAAGAAACAAATTCTGCTGAAATAAGAACAGAGTCAATCCTCAGTACAGCCTCCTGATCTTGTTTCGCGCACAAAGTCTagtttgttcaaaaaaaaaaaattgacgaTGGTGAATATTACAAACCTAAGATGCAGAGCTGAATTAGTAGAATCAATAGCCTCGTCCACTGGACGGGAGACAGAGTCAAAACCCAAGCTTCCAGATGCAGAAGAATATGCTGGACTAAGTTGTGTTGAAGCTGTACCATAAGCACCAGCTAGACCAGTATTTGCAGTTGAAGCAGAGGCACCAGCAGGCACAGCATGCGAACTCTGACTAGACTGATTTTGCAAAGGAAGCCGGACAAAGTCCTAAAAACAATAACAGAATACAAGATCTGAGTACATTAAAAACAATTTCCTATTAAAAGGAATGCACTAAGTACACCAATCGACAAGTGCTAACCTCATATACTCTCTGTTGAGAAAGCGACAAATGACCAGGTTTAGGACGAAGAGACTCTGGCACAACACCCATTGATCCTTGAGTGTACACGTTAGCATCAAAAAAGTTGGCGCCAACACCGTCTCTATGGTTCCTCCTCAATGAAAGTTGTTGATTTATTTCTCCATCAATGCTTTGTATGGCCTACACATGCAGGCACAATCAGCATAAAGACTACAAAGCCACCAGTGGGTGACATTCAAGTTATAAATAAAGAGTTATATGCTTCTTCATAAATCACCAATTACTCagccaaaatatatatatatataatagagagACACAAATGGATGTTTTTGGTCATAGGCATAGCTTGATGCTATCACCTCCTCTTTAGGTCCTAAGTTCGGATCCCCTCCCccaatatcaaaaaaaaaaacacaaaaaagcaTAGGCTTTTAATTTAAAGTGAAGTTCAGATACTGCTTCAACTCAGTGCAATGGTAATAAGTTGGTTTCAATGTAGAGCAGCAGGCACCTATACATGAGAAATGACAATGACAAGATTTGGGATGGATTTTATAGTTGAATGATAAAGATGCTCATCTATGATCACCAGCTTCACAAGTGAATCTCTAATGTCCAGAAAATAATGATCACCAGCATCTATCAGCATCATTTGTACACAAACGTAAGGAGCTAAACTGTCCTCACATTCTCTTCAACTTATTAAAATAAATCTTCTgttgagtttttttttcttttttagtcaAATCATTTTTCTTTAAGCAAGAGCTGAGCAAAATGTTCCCAAAGGCAAATCGTCCTATAGTATCACATATTGGAACAGAAAATTGTCTTTAGATATCTTATATGATATTacctaaatttattttatttccaatGTAATAGCAATAATAGTTCCCTAAGGTGGTGTttagttggaggtaatgaaTTGGAATAGAATGGAAAAcaaaacaatttttattccattcctttgtttagttgcattttaaagtattagaatatCATTTCAATGGAATGACTTTCCCATCATTTTGGTGGAATAACTATTCCATTTCGAAGTGGAAGGAAAGACCATTCTAATGCaagatgagaaaaaatttaataatttttttatgaattttttatgcGATTTAAATATGATTCCCTTCAATTCCTATTCCCACTCCTATTCATATTCCTATGTTTTCATtccttccaaccaaacgccacctaaatgtCCAAATGGCACATGAATCTTCATCAAAAGTAAACAATTTGATACTCGGCTCTAAACTCTAAACTCATGcaaacaaattaatatatttgtttAGCAAAACAAACCTTATCGGTTGCAGCCTGCTCAATGACTGCACAGCCAAGATCCAAATTGTCATTGGTAACAATTTGAACTGCTTGTTCCAGAAGTTCACTAGCAAGATTCAAACCCTGAAGTGAATTCCTCAGTTGACTCAGTATAGAAGTTCGCAAGGGTTCCTGCCCATCAAACAACAAACATAGTTCTAAACACACGATTAAGGAAGAAGAAGTTGGGAAGAACAAACAAAGAAAGAACTTCTtggttaaaaaaatatacaaaaagaaaCAAGTATGTCCCCCACCTAGAAACAATAAACATTGAATTGGggtaaaaaaaaaccaaatatctaaaaagaaacaagtattttccaaaatgcacaataagattaaaaaaaaccTTGCACGTCACATGCGCTAGACTTCCTGCCAGACTTGCAACCATCAAGTGTGCTGCATTGAATATACGTGTTTCATCCGATTCCATGGCATAATCCTACAAATGCAATCAATTAATTATAGTGAAATATAAAACGTGGAAATCAGAAGGCTACCTAACTGAGAAACATATCTAAGATGATGTAGCTCCATTATTATACAGAAGATGGCATTAGGCTAAGCATCTCTAGAACCGTCAGACGTGAGAGAAAACTCATTTGAACAATGTTAAATTATAGCAAAAGAACTTGCcacaaactaaaaaaaacatAGAATAAGCCAGTAAACAAAGATGAAACCATTCAACATTGAAGGTACCAAACTACAGAACAAGTCTGGGCTGTACCCATTTCTTAATTAATCATGTATGTCATCATATAAAGAAGAATGAACCAACCTTTAAAACAAGTTCCTTAGTTGTCTGGGTAGCTATAGAAACACTACGTTGAACAATACTAGGCACTATCTCTTTAATAGCTCTATCCATCGCGATCGGAACAACTCTACAAAATACAAGAGAGATTAGTGTTAACAACACCCAAGCAGTTttacacccaaaaaaaaaagagcggggggggggggggaaagGTATTCATAGCACCTCTGAAAATGCATGTGCAAGCCCAACGCACTAAGCTTCTGGTTGATGATGACATGAGTACCAATGTTAGGTACTGGTGTGGGAAGCTACAAACAGAAGAAAAAGAGACGTGAAAGTTCTCATCAATGATTCAATCTAATTGCTCTTCACATAATAAAGGAAAGTAAAAGAGAGGAAAGAAGGATACCTGACTAACAGAGAATGGTGACTGAGGAGTAGCTTGTAGCAGTCCTTGTGCAGATGGAAGCTGATCAGACAATCCTAAAGCTGCCAACTTATCATCCTCCATTAATGTACCAGACGAAAGATGTAGAGGAGCAGCATACTAGgccaaaaaacaaataataaaacattAGAATATCAAACCAAAGAGAACCCAGAAAAAGTTATTGCTGGCAAAACCAACCTGAGATAATAAATGAGGATGTCCTGCAGAATTAGATGAAGGAGCAACCTCAAGTGGTAGCTCAACTTGATTTAGTGGAGACATTAGGGTTGATTTAACTTCAGCAACCATTTGAGGTTGCGATGCTCCCACATCTTTATTAGAAAAATCAGGATTTCCTTCAACTTCTCTCTTGCGATCCTTCAGAAGGGCAGTTGGTGTTATCTCCTTCAAATCCACATTTAGGTTTTTGAATAGAACCTGAGACAAAAAATTAGCAAAGTTTGattaaaaaacacacacacacacatatacataGGATCAACCATTGGTCAGAGAAACTACAGCATAACTAGTACCTCAATGTCGAATTTCAGATTCATTTTCAAGTTTGGCATCGAATAAATTTCAGCAAGTAATCCAAGAATTCCCATAGTCCAGGGATTGGGAGGTTGATATGCTAGACTGACATTGCATGGTTCCAGGACCTGCAAGTGGCGGAACATTAGCCCTACATCACCTAACTCAGAATGGCAGGCATGATTAGTataaagtatatatttatagttataTACCTTTGATGTGAATGGTATTACAGCAATCATCAAGCCCTTCTCATATGCCTGTGGAGACAATGAACATGAGCAAAATAACCAAAAAGAATAAAACAAAACAGGAGGAGAGTAATGAGGGCACACAGAAAGGAAAATAGCTGACAAAATTAGTACCTCTATAATCAAGGATTTGGGATCTATTTCCCGAGCCCGTAAAACTTGGTTTCTTCCAATTGTCAACTTTCCAAGCCAGCTtcctaaattttttaataatgaacGCTCTTCTGAACTTGATTTTATTAGCTCTGACCCCAAAAGAACCTAAATTGCGCAAAAATGTTAAAGTCCAACGCATCAAATCAAGTATAAAAACACAAAATGCTCAATATTAAACTTGTCAGACATAACCTTGCAGTTCTCATAAGTGGCCTGAATAATCTCTTTATTCAAGGCCTTTGCATTTACTTTGTCCAGGAATTTCAAGTACAAATCATGAAAATTTGGCTCAATACTTGCCCTGTAAAAATAGTTTCAGGAGATTTAATGAACTTTTGAACATAATATAATTGACGTTCAACTGCTAGAATCAACTGATCACAAAAGTACCAGGGCTTTATTTCACATATCATAATATGTTttatactaaaacaataataagacTCTTGGAAAAGAAAGATTCTTCTTCTATTGTTTTAAATGTGTAATCAGCTCACAAATTGAAGACCCTGACTAGTTTTTTGACTAACTGGAATGTTCGAAAaactccaaaaattaattactttgtGCTAAGTGATACCTAAATATATTTAACAGAGCACATGTATACATATACCATGTCtaaataacataatttttttacaatgcATGGCATTTCAAAAAGTCTAACCTTTTCATAACCATGTATTGTGCAAACCATGGATAGTGCTGCTCTTTCAATATGTCAATGAATTCCTTTGATTTAGCTTCAAGATTAGCAGaagaaatattattaattataaacgAGATCTTGTCCTGAACCTCTGATGCTGGAGCCTGTTAACAGAACATGGGAGTTTATTTCAGATCAAGAAAACATAAAGTAACAAAACAAAATAGACTCATGATTTCCTTTCTCCCAAGGCAGTTGATGGGTCTGCACATCTGCCATACAAAGGTATGCAATACATTTCTAacattgaaatttaaatttcttcaAAGAGCCAAAATTTATTGGAACATGTATATTTTTAACAAATTATATATTGAAGCTAAAATGCATTCAATGATAGAAGTTTCAATATAATCTTAAGGAAATGGATGCTGAAAGCTATATTAGGTAAGTTCAAAAAGAATATCTGAGCAACAGAATATGACCCTACTATTATAATAAactgtaataaaattaaatacctCTATAGGAGTATCCCTTTTCTCCGCAGCAGCAACTAATGTTTCAATGTTCAGAGCTGACCCAAACCCTGTATGATACGATGTTTAAAAAGGCACCCACACTCAAAGAAGGAATACAAGAAATGACAAAAAAGAGGGGAAATTACTTGTGGAAGGAACTCCTCTTGTAGAACGAACAAATCCTTGGGTAGAAGAAAGCATTGCCGGAGAACTAGTTGCACTATGTAACTGCAGTTTTTCAGTAACATAACACTTAGGTTGGACATTAGATTACTACATGAAGACAAGAGCATGTACtaaatatttttgaataatCAAAGCTTACTTTCTGAGCACTACTAGCTTCACCAATAGGAGCACCTGGTGTTTGCACGACAGAAGATAAAGGTGGTTTGTCATTGGATGAAGCCACAGGGACCTTATGACGCTCATCAAAAGAGCTATCATGTCTCTGTTGAAGCTGCAGAGAAGAAGAGAGTTGCTGCCCAGAGTGCATGGTACCAGGGACATTCAACTGTAACTAACCAAAATTGTGTTAGGCAATCATTCCATCTAATGTTTtctaaaatgtatttttaaattTCCATTTCAACAAACAGTAGCAATAGAACTGAAGTGTGGTTGTACTgcaaaacataaattaaaaaaatgatgcATTGACTGGCATGCTAGCTTAAAAATAAGATGCGTCAAAAGGAATCTGTCTATAGTGCCACAAGAGTGTTATCtatattatgattatatattCATACCAATATTGACTAGACACgccttataataattaatactaaaGTAATAGTGATAGTGAAATATGTGGAGCACAAACAGCTAGTAGCATGAGCTTGGTGATGGAAACCTAAAAAAATTAGTGCATGAAGCATATTTTCTCACGTTCAAACCATGTCAGTAAACAGAAAGTCATCATGCTACAATGAAGTAAGGCACACTTGAGAAGAAAAGCATAGTATCTAatggaagagaaaaaaaaaagatggcaACCATGGCTTTCGTCCTCTCTCTACCCATTTAGCCAAATTATATTGCATCACACAAGACAAGAAATAGGAATCACGACTTACATCCATATGTCCTGATGCCACTTGATATGGGCCATGGTGATGAGCAGAAGAAGCCTGGTTGCCCCCTTCAGAGTCTGAATGACCTGATGAAATCCTAGCTAGAGCTTGTTCAATGAAAGTAACTAGCTCTAAATGAGTACTACGTAGATGGGAAATTTGTAATATATGGTTGCAGTATTGCGGCCACTCTATAAGGCGATCCACAAACTGCTCCAAAGCCTTGGTACCAAACACAAACATCTGCATGTCAAGAGAGGGAAAAGAGCATAAGCAAAAATAAAATACCAAGTGAATGAAAGAAATTCAATAATAGATACAAACTTTTGAATCAGCAGGTTTGCGCAATGCATCCAGAACACCGCGTAGAGCAATCCCAAGTGGAAGATGAGTTACAAGTTGATGCTTGATAACAGAACCTAGGATATACACCAACACCAGAGTATACAAAATTTAAATCAACTCAAAGACATAGTTGCCATAAAATCaatgaaattaaaatatgattggCTTCATAGGAGTAAACCACAATAAGGGTATGCACATAATGTATATCGATATGAAAGACAAAGAACCAATGAAAACGAAATGCAATCAGCTTGAGTGCATAATTCAGATACGTAAATTTAATTGACTTTATAAGATCATGCTCTAGAGATCAAATGTAAAGATAAGAGTAATTCAGATATGTTAATCTAACAGTCAATTATTTAGGAAGTATTAAAGCTACATCTTTTCTTCAAAGAAATTTGATGATTGAATGCAATGCATCATTACAAAAGCATTTGAATAACTAACTAAATAAGATCATGCTCTAGAGATCAAATGTAAAGATAAAGTAAGTAAAATGCCAAACTGATCCATTATTGCTATTTGAGCCACTAAAAAACAATGCTATCTATCAGCACAGGAAGAAATTACTATCTATAAGCATCAACCTTATACTTTAAAATCAAAATGAATGACAAGAAACAGTCATTTCATAAACACCaggaaaattatatgaaatccATAAAAATGCTACAAACTCACCAAAAAGAATGGCTGCAATCTTCAATTGCTTTTCCGGATACTTTGGAAAGAACATGTACTCCTCAAACAGATTTGCAATCATGcactcaaaaattaagttctTCCTGTAAGTTTGTGCAACAATGTCATCTATTACTTCTCAAGATATATACATGAACATTAGTAAGTGATATCAACATATCAGGACATCTATAAACAAAAAGATTCTCTAACAAATGGTCACAATCAAAACATAAAACATGTGCCAAACAGGAAAAATATCTGGCATCATATTTTCTTGAAGTTTTTGTTGTTTACATCAATGCCGCACAACTTGGAATCAATGTAAAATTGAAAGATAAGTGATGATTCCTCCTCAAGAACAAGCAAAAACATTCATAATTAAAAGGTTTGCAATATGAAGAACGCAAAcaacataattatttatatgtc is a window encoding:
- the LOC133033427 gene encoding uncharacterized protein LOC133033427 isoform X1, translated to MLKFSSTTANQIRFVLQSLTEANADSVIQDLSQFVEYETEGRILLLQTCLDHLNRYRTDAKNATLEIVVAAIFKCLLDRPNFSTVFCESLRNSEISEAILENFSNALHLSASEKICIGLALSDSENSDTRICGKNFCMAQIEELCANPVALNSSEQILNIIMFLQQSEGLSKHVDSFIQMLSLVQPKDVSQFVLTPSVSDEQREANFLKNMDLLHEGEDNDFDAILAEMEKEMSLGDIMKELGYGCTVDASQCKDILSLFLPLNEITISKILGTITCSHAGLEDSQNSFSTFGMALGCNTLSELPSLNSWNIDVLIDTIKQLAPSTNWIHVIENLDHEGFYIHNQEALSFFMSVYKRVSQEPFPLHAICGCVWKNTEGQLSFLKYAVSAPPEVFSFSHSQRQLENFGPNIQVGHANHAWLCLDLLDVLCQLSERGHASTARSMLDYPLQHCPEVLLLGIAQINTAYNLLQHEVSAIVFPTIVKNSMASSIILHLWHVNSKLVLRGFADAHKCDLDIITKILDLCQELKILSPVLDMTPSSFSIKLAALASKKELVDLENWLSGNLNTYKDIFFEECLKFLKEIQFGGSHDFSTRPFQHSGAISNLYADATSTFLKALKSHTGLITSSQLSEELERLDVSIVDSNPRLQNGGTADSSTDGYADDIEAEANSYFHQMFSGNLTIAEMVQMLARFKESSVNRKNLIFECMIANLFEEYMFFPKYPEKQLKIAAILFGSVIKHQLVTHLPLGIALRGVLDALRKPADSKMFVFGTKALEQFVDRLIEWPQYCNHILQISHLRSTHLELVTFIEQALARISSGHSDSEGGNQASSAHHHGPYQVASGHMDLQLNVPGTMHSGQQLSSSLQLQQRHDSSFDERHKVPVASSNDKPPLSSVVQTPGAPIGEASSAQKLHSATSSPAMLSSTQGFVRSTRGVPSTRFGSALNIETLVAAAEKRDTPIEAPASEVQDKISFIINNISSANLEAKSKEFIDILKEQHYPWFAQYMVMKRASIEPNFHDLYLKFLDKVNAKALNKEIIQATYENCKVLLGSELIKSSSEERSLLKNLGSWLGKLTIGRNQVLRAREIDPKSLIIEAYEKGLMIAVIPFTSKVLEPCNVSLAYQPPNPWTMGILGLLAEIYSMPNLKMNLKFDIEVLFKNLNVDLKEITPTALLKDRKREVEGNPDFSNKDVGASQPQMVAEVKSTLMSPLNQVELPLEVAPSSNSAGHPHLLSQYAAPLHLSSGTLMEDDKLAALGLSDQLPSAQGLLQATPQSPFSVSQLPTPVPNIGTHVIINQKLSALGLHMHFQRVVPIAMDRAIKEIVPSIVQRSVSIATQTTKELVLKDYAMESDETRIFNAAHLMVASLAGSLAHVTCKEPLRTSILSQLRNSLQGLNLASELLEQAVQIVTNDNLDLGCAVIEQAATDKAIQSIDGEINQQLSLRRNHRDGVGANFFDANVYTQGSMGVVPESLRPKPGHLSLSQQRVYEDFVRLPLQNQSSQSSHAVPAGASASTANTGLAGAYGTASTQLSPAYSSASGSLGFDSVSRPVDEAIDSTNSALHLSASSLHVGVAEAVTQHSSESDPVVGSFATVSSLPELHSVEYTDAAKESGTSSQPLPSPAAGERLGSSLSDPSLSTRDALDKYQIVSQKLESLITNEAREAEIQGIVTEVPEIILRCVSRDEAALAVAQKVFKGLYENASNHVHVGSLLTILTAIRDVCKLVVKELTSWVIYSDEERKFNKDITVGLIRSELLNLAEYNVHMAKLIDGGRNKAATEFAISLLQILAVEESTVISELHNLVDALAKLASKPGSPESLQQLVEMVKNPSANVAVSSGVNVGKDDKARQSRDKKAPGLSMVKEDLSSVESVEPDPAGFREQVSRLFAEWYRICELPGANDAACAHYILQLHQNGLLKGDDVTERFFRLLTELSVAHCLSSEVINSGTLQAPLQGQSLSFLAIDIYAKIVFSILKQGTNKPFLLSKILAVTVRFIQKDAEEKKSSFNPRPYFRLFINWLQDLGSIDPLVDGANFQILTAFANAFHALQPLKVPAFSFAWLELVSHRSFMPKMLTGNGQKGWPYIQRLLVDLFQFMEPFLRNAELGVPVHFLYKGTLRVLLVLLHDFPEFLCDYHFTFCDVIPPSCIQMRNIILSAFPRNMRLPDPSTPNLKVIDLLAEISQSPRILSEVDAALKAKQMKNDVDEYLKTRQGSSFLTDLKQKLLLPPSEVAAAGTNYNVPLINSLVLYVGMQAIQQLQARTSHSQSSQNVPLAVFLVGAALDIFQALIVDLDTEGRYLFLNAVANQLRYPNTHTHYFSFILLYLFAESNQEIIQEQITRVLLERLIVNRPHPWGLLITFIELIKNPRYNFWNRGFIRCAPEIEKLFESVSRSCGGPKPVDESMVSNWVSENAH